The genomic interval tgtccatggattgaaccagggcatgtgaagcgtctggggtaaaccatggaaagttctgcgggggcctggatgtggaaagggagctgtggtttcggtgcattattacatggatgtggaaagggagctgtggtttcggtgcatgacccACGACAGCTTGTGAGGGAAGGTAATCACCCTGTGTCAGCAGGTGTTTCATGGCATAACctaacaccttcctgacgaaggggtgAGAGAAGTACCCAATGCTGGTGAACGACCCACAATGTGTTTaaccctctttctctcctttcccagCAGCGCCGTCAAGGGAGGAGGTCTGGGGTTGAGCCTGCACCCTCTCTCGCCCCCGAACTCGCCCTCCGGCCAGGCTGGGGTGGTCAGGACCCACGGGGAGGGGCACCTGGGGGAGACCGTCTTTGTGCCCGACTGTCTGGCCGACTCCTTCGAGACGATCGACCGCGCCGAGATGAACAAGTACCTCCTGCCGGACCAGGGCGGGGGTGGCGTGGTCACCGCGGGCGGCCACTACgcccccacgcccacacacgtgCCCCACGCGGCCCTCCAGCCCATGACCACGACCATGTCCAGCATgacgggcagcagcagcagcagcagtagcagtagcacgtcctcctcctcctgcagcgcctCCGCCGCGCTGACCACCCTCCCGCCCCTGGGCTCACGCCTCCTCCCCTCCGCCCCCGTGTACGGCAGCGGCTCGCCCTACTACACCGGGGGCGCCTCCCCACAGCCCGGGAGCCACGGCTCCCCGGACATCACCGCGGACATCGGGGGCCCCgtgccttctgcaggaggggCCGTCTCCCCCGGGGGATCGCCCGGCTCTCCCGTGGGGGAGTTCGTGGAGCTACAGCCACCCAGGGTGCCCAAGGAGGAGCCCCTGCCGCCGCCCCTGATGACGCCCAAGCACTCCAACGTCACGCCGTTCCTGCACCAGAACCTGTGTTACTCAACCCAGCCATACACTGCCTTACAGTACTCCTACCCGTACGCTGCCATGTGGCACTGagaaccacaacccaccaccacaacccaccacaacccactaccacaacccaccacaacccaccacaacccactactACAACCCACTACCAGaacccactaccacaacccactacaacccacaaccagtggtacatacacacactctctctctccttctccccgtgcccctctctctccctctctctccccgtccctctCTCCAGCGAGAGAATGGctggcactccctccctcccacaggcaCAGTGAGCAACCCCAGACACATAGACaataaccgagagagagagagagagagagagagagagagagagagagagagagagagagagagaagaggtgtcgATGAAAATCTTGTGTTCAAGCGACGCCATTAATGTtgatcccccccacacacccccatttcccacacccttcccccccccctccctcacccactcactccctccctcactctcactccctcactcctctctctctctctctctctctcccacacccacacacacaccctggtggcGCCCTCACACTTGCCTCCTGAGTGTGGCACTGGACACATACCACAgccggtgtggggggggggggtacctggctacccccccctcccctctgaaccaccttccccctccccccctccctcctctggggCGACCCACCAGAAGGggcccccactcccccccccttcctaccccCACTTAGATAAGGCCTTTTTTTTAGATTATATTTTTGTAAATGTACTTGTCTATACCCTCAACtttaacaacaaacaaacaaacaaaacaaacaaatatgTATCAATACAGTATGTCCAATGATGGGACCAATAAAAACAACACGTTACAGggtcttgcacacacacatacaaagaacaaataaaaacaaaaacaaaaaaaaaaaattggcccaAAAAAACCCACGTAATTCAGTTAATTATATtattgtaaatataaatataatttaagatgaaaatgaataaaaagaatagtTAGTAAAAAATGTCATTCCAACTTAATACTTTATTCCAGtatggtgaggatatatatatatatatatatatatatatatatatatatatatatatatatatatatatatatatatacatatatcaaaaccTCGTATCATGGAGAGCTGTCAATGTCTGGCAGGTTCCCCACTTGCAATACTAGTGATAAATAATGtgccttaggagagagagagagagagagagagagagagagagagagagagagagagagagagagagagagagagagtttcattgaatctgtctcccaggatgggtgggtgtgtgttattaacaactctctctctctctctccctcatcattgTCATCTCACctcacgtgatatatatatatatatatatatatatatatatatatatatatatatatatatatatgataatcttaacagcaatataataatgatgatataataatatccccccctccccttacacccccccaccaccccaacacacttcagtattatttttcatatcgAGGGATGTAAACAGGATTTGTTTATATGGAGGGATTTTGTTTATATGGAGGGATTTTGTTTATATTACGAGGGATTTTGAAAAAAAACACCTCGAGTTTATGAtggcttaacccccccccccatgcacagcAGCCAATCAGTcgccttccccccaaaaaaaagggggggtactGGCAACAAACAAGTGTAAACACCtacacctcccctccacacccccagctCAACAACAACAGTAAACAACCCCGTACAGACCAACACACCGTAACAGATGATGTAAACAATTGTTTCTGACCTTGATTTAAATCCAGTGATAATATTAGTTTGTGAGAGATTaatattaaatacacacacacacacacacacacagacatacacacacacacacacacacacacacatacacatacacacacacacatacacacacacacacacacacacacacacacacacatacacacacacacacacatacacatacacacacacacacacatacacacacacacacacatacacatacacacacacacacacacacacacacacttgagcacgagtgtacgacccttgagtacgagtctTGCCATCCATTATATACGGGTCGTGTACGACCATCTGCATACCCcgtgtggtcgtactcaagggtcgtaccatatatatatatatatatatatatatatatatatatatatatatatatatatatatatattgcgtggcACACATCCTTtgcacaataatgataatgagcaatcgcgtatatacatttttttgtaattcttatgtatatattggaGGTCTCtgtacaccctccccccctcaaaccccccaccccccccatcaaGCTActgtcttgccctccacacatgtgTACTTAATGGTCCTTCTCGGCAGCTACATAATTCACCTGTTTACCTtatcctacccctcccccctacccttcACGAACCAGTAttaaaccacctccctcccccttccctcctcctcctcctcctctctctcttccccctcccccttcaacacACCtcctatttccccccccccccaccaacacatacacacaaagcgctttcgtgtatttattTCGTACGGTTGTACTCCACACAGCGCGCTCGCCCGCGCGTGCGTCCACTCGGGCTGTTCGCGCCTGCAGTGGGCAACATgcatgttataatacaggagtaagggagagggggagaaggaggagtttaagggggggtgggggattctCCTGTCCCACAGCATCTCGAGCGAGGCTGGTGTGCCGTGCGCCTGTGTGTGGCTGCACTCGGCATCACACACCTCTTCGTGTTGTGTAtggaaggtcatatatatatatatatatatatatatatatatatatatatatatatatatatatatatatatatatatatatacgtgatttCAGCTAAAGATTACTTCTCTTCCTCCGTGTGGTATGTACTTAAATCAACAAGTTATACGCGTAAACAAAggaattatacatatacattttgcaTGTCGTCAAAAAACAAAGGAGTTTGAATTATGAATGTGTTGTAGAAATGTGGAAATAAGGAAAATAAGGACAATTATATTTGTTGTTGATGTAGAACTGTAGGTGAGGTGCATCACCCGTTTTCTGTTCCCTTAAAAGAAAACAGGTCTTGGCTGATAATCAAACatatgtaaagtatatatatatatatatatatatatatatatatatatatatatatatatatatatatatatatccgtatttTCTACAAGATAACTAGTTTTTTTATACCTAAGAATTATAAATGTTTAATGAAATACACTAATACTGTATAGATGATGTATATTTATAATGTCTGTATGAAAGGTGTGCTTGTATTACTGTTCagaaaatcacaaaaaaatataactttaataaaacaaagatgaaaaaatgacGTTGTATTTCTAACCCACTTATGATAaaagagatagatatacagatagatatatagatagatagacagaggtaGATAGTCATGTAGATATATTGAGAGAGGGAGATAGACAATCAGACAGggagataaattgatagatagacagacagacagacagacagatagataggtacatagatagacaaacaggtagacagacacacagatagatagatagacggagagatagatatatggatagatatataaaaaGCTAACTGGAAAGGAGATCATAGATATAGAAGGTGACACAATGTGTACATATTCGGTGTTCTAACGAAACAAAGATCCCTCAAGGAAGTCAAAcgaaccaaacaaacaaacaaacatagacaGGCAGATGACGAAGTAAACAACATGATACAACATGAGGGGAAATGTAATGAAGGTAGTTAATGACAAATGCAATAATGAGTTTATGAGGCTAATtgctcataaaacacacacacacacacacacacacacacacacacacatacacacacacacacacatacacacacacacacacatacacacacacacacacacacatacacacatacacacacacacacacagatacacatacacacacacacacacacacacacacacaccatttcaccCTCTCCAAGCGAACCCCATTTTCCCATGCATGGCGGATAAG from Panulirus ornatus isolate Po-2019 chromosome 27, ASM3632096v1, whole genome shotgun sequence carries:
- the LOC139757507 gene encoding uncharacterized protein, which produces MCLTLFLSFPSSAVKGGGLGLSLHPLSPPNSPSGQAGVVRTHGEGHLGETVFVPDCLADSFETIDRAEMNKYLLPDQGGGGVVTAGGHYAPTPTHVPHAALQPMTTTMSSMTGSSSSSSSSSTSSSSCSASAALTTLPPLGSRLLPSAPVYGSGSPYYTGGASPQPGSHGSPDITADIGGPVPSAGGAVSPGGSPGSPVGEFVELQPPRVPKEEPLPPPLMTPKHSNVTPFLHQNLCYSTQPYTALQYSYPYAAMWH